A part of Podarcis raffonei isolate rPodRaf1 chromosome 12, rPodRaf1.pri, whole genome shotgun sequence genomic DNA contains:
- the LOC128424287 gene encoding zinc finger protein 250-like isoform X1 yields the protein MENYELVTSLGYPVLKPDLLSRIERAGEQCVGDQLDSSRGIPTDPCPGYRFFKPESLSWIERWEELGVTDRQKLEEGKLCTGSCQGAAGRGKAIKEEEGGQKGFVASLERYQLFPDSSRAGLFLAPNAAQLRAQQPRVKKEEAASCEPGLCGPGRPSQGLGSGPFACVVCGKCFRQKQGLITHGRIHTGEKPYPCLECGKRFRQRPNLLTHQRVHTGERPFPCLRCGKRFSQKANLAAHQRTHAVQEGLIAPEPKTPVPRGSRQTEKPFPCNVCGKSFSQRPNLITHQRIHTGEKPFACTECGKRFNQRANLITHRRIHSGERPFPCATCGRRFSQKGNLAAHQRTHSQQRPHACSCCPKRFKGESALRAHQRTHRQVLGADPLAGALLAVAPGLQQQAPLPGDPTSAAQRATPAPRQDLPGDPTPGVHRAAPSGQQAQQPQQQQQQQQPQQQQQHGAPHGPQSLPADPPPGPHAAAGPAGHLQGVAPGSEQGPKLSAPPAVMDPHAEMLHCQRRLSLPALPTSSAHSVVPMGQPQPITTKPKSLVGPRLDAPSDMLHCLCHASRASLVIPHPPHLGQLQAGARDAPGRAWLGIPCPARTLQLQQGAQGHPAAPNPRLCSIPDSLR from the exons ATGGAGAACTACGAGCTGGTCACTTCCCTGG GCTACCCGGTTCTCAAACCTGATCTCCTGTCTCGGATCGAGCGTGCTGGAGAACAGTGCGTTGGTGATCAGCTGGACTCTAGCAGAGGGATTCCAACAGATCCATGCCCAG GCTACCGGTTCTTCAAACCCGAGAGCTTATCCTGGATTGAACGGTGGGAAGAGCTTGGCGTCACGGATCGCCAGAAGCTGGAGGAAGGCAAGCTGTGCACAGGCTCCTGCCAAG GAGCAGCCGGCCGCGGCAAGGCCatcaaggaggaggaaggtggccaGAAGGGCTTTGTGGCCAGCTTGGAGCGCTACCAGCTCTTCCCCGACAGCTCCCGAGCGGGCCTTTTCCTGGCGCCCAACGCCGCCCAGCTGCGGGCGCAGCAGCCTCGTGTCAAGAAGGAGGAAGCGGCCTCGTGCGAGCCGGGCCTGTGCGGCCCTGGGCGCCCCTCTCAGGGCCTGGGCTCGGGCCCCTTCGCCTGCGTGGTTTGCGGGAAGTGCTTCCGCCAGAAGCAGGGCCTCATCACGCATGGGCgcatccacacgggcgagaagccctacccCTGCCTGGAGTGCGGCAAGCGCTTCCGCCAGCGCCCCAACCTGCTGACGCACCAGCGGGTGCACACGGGCGAGCGGCCCTTCCCCTGCCTGCGCTGTGGCAAGCGCTTCAGCCAGAAGGCCAACCTGGCGGCCCACCAGCGCACCCACGCCGTCCAGGAGGGGCTGATCGCCCCAGAGCCCAAGACGCCCGTGCCGCGGGGCAGCCGCCAGACGGAGAAGCCTTTCCCCTGCAACgtctgcgggaagagcttcagccagcGGCCCAACCTCATCACCCACCAGCggatccacacgggcgagaagccttTCGCCTGCACCGAGTGCGGGAAGCGCTTCAACCAGCGCGCCAACCTCATCACCCACCGCCGCATCCACTCGGGCGAGAGGCCCTTCCCCTGCGCCACCTGCGGCCGCCGCTTCAGCCAGAAGGGCAACCTTGCTGCCCACCAGCGCACCCACTCCCAGCAGAGGCCCCACGCCTGCTCCTGCTGCCCCAAGCGCTTCAAGGGAGAGTCGGCCCTCCGAGCGCACCAGAGGACCCACAGACAGGTCCTGGGAGCTGACCCCCTGGCCGGAGCCCTCTTGGCGGTGGCTCCTGGCCTCCAGCAGCAGGCCCCGCTCCCCGGGGACCCCACCTCGGCCGCGCAGAGGGCCACGCCGGCCCCCCGCCAGGATCTGCCCGGGGACCCCACTCCGGGCGTCCATCGGGCTGCCCCCTCTGGGCAGCAGGCGCAGCagccacaacaacaacagcagcagcagcagccccagcagcagcaacagcacggAGCCCCTCATGGGCCACAGTCTCTTCCCGCGGACCCTCCACCCGGTCCCCACGCAGCAGCGGGCCCCGCTGGACACCTCCAGGGTGTGGCCCCCGGCTCGGAGCAAGGGCCGAAGCTGAGTGCCCCGCCGGCCGTGATGGACCCCCACGCCGAGATGCTCCACTGCCAGCGCCGGCTCAGCCTGCCGGCGCTGCCCACCTCCAGCGCCCATTCCGTGGTGCCCATGGGGCAGCCGCAGCCCATCACCACCAAGCCCAAGAGCCTGGTGGGACCGCGGCTGGATGCCCCCAGCGACATGCTCCACTGCCTCTGCCACGCCAGCAGGGCCTCCCTGGTCATTCCTCACCCGCCGCACCTGGGGCAGCTCCAGGCGGGCGCCAGGGACGCGCCTGGGCGCGCCTGGCTGGGCATCCCGTGCCCGGCCCGCACCCTGCAGCTCCAGCAGGGGGCCCAGGGCCACCCCGCCGCCCCCAACCCAAGACTCTGCTCCATCCCAGATTCCCTGCGAtag
- the LOC128424287 gene encoding zinc finger protein 135-like isoform X2 — MERNGVPPSPGYPVLKPDLLSRIERAGEQCVGDQLDSSRGIPTDPCPGYRFFKPESLSWIERWEELGVTDRQKLEEGKLCTGSCQGAAGRGKAIKEEEGGQKGFVASLERYQLFPDSSRAGLFLAPNAAQLRAQQPRVKKEEAASCEPGLCGPGRPSQGLGSGPFACVVCGKCFRQKQGLITHGRIHTGEKPYPCLECGKRFRQRPNLLTHQRVHTGERPFPCLRCGKRFSQKANLAAHQRTHAVQEGLIAPEPKTPVPRGSRQTEKPFPCNVCGKSFSQRPNLITHQRIHTGEKPFACTECGKRFNQRANLITHRRIHSGERPFPCATCGRRFSQKGNLAAHQRTHSQQRPHACSCCPKRFKGESALRAHQRTHRQVLGADPLAGALLAVAPGLQQQAPLPGDPTSAAQRATPAPRQDLPGDPTPGVHRAAPSGQQAQQPQQQQQQQQPQQQQQHGAPHGPQSLPADPPPGPHAAAGPAGHLQGVAPGSEQGPKLSAPPAVMDPHAEMLHCQRRLSLPALPTSSAHSVVPMGQPQPITTKPKSLVGPRLDAPSDMLHCLCHASRASLVIPHPPHLGQLQAGARDAPGRAWLGIPCPARTLQLQQGAQGHPAAPNPRLCSIPDSLR; from the exons ATGGAGCGTAATGGTGTTCCTCCCTCTCCAGGCTACCCGGTTCTCAAACCTGATCTCCTGTCTCGGATCGAGCGTGCTGGAGAACAGTGCGTTGGTGATCAGCTGGACTCTAGCAGAGGGATTCCAACAGATCCATGCCCAG GCTACCGGTTCTTCAAACCCGAGAGCTTATCCTGGATTGAACGGTGGGAAGAGCTTGGCGTCACGGATCGCCAGAAGCTGGAGGAAGGCAAGCTGTGCACAGGCTCCTGCCAAG GAGCAGCCGGCCGCGGCAAGGCCatcaaggaggaggaaggtggccaGAAGGGCTTTGTGGCCAGCTTGGAGCGCTACCAGCTCTTCCCCGACAGCTCCCGAGCGGGCCTTTTCCTGGCGCCCAACGCCGCCCAGCTGCGGGCGCAGCAGCCTCGTGTCAAGAAGGAGGAAGCGGCCTCGTGCGAGCCGGGCCTGTGCGGCCCTGGGCGCCCCTCTCAGGGCCTGGGCTCGGGCCCCTTCGCCTGCGTGGTTTGCGGGAAGTGCTTCCGCCAGAAGCAGGGCCTCATCACGCATGGGCgcatccacacgggcgagaagccctacccCTGCCTGGAGTGCGGCAAGCGCTTCCGCCAGCGCCCCAACCTGCTGACGCACCAGCGGGTGCACACGGGCGAGCGGCCCTTCCCCTGCCTGCGCTGTGGCAAGCGCTTCAGCCAGAAGGCCAACCTGGCGGCCCACCAGCGCACCCACGCCGTCCAGGAGGGGCTGATCGCCCCAGAGCCCAAGACGCCCGTGCCGCGGGGCAGCCGCCAGACGGAGAAGCCTTTCCCCTGCAACgtctgcgggaagagcttcagccagcGGCCCAACCTCATCACCCACCAGCggatccacacgggcgagaagccttTCGCCTGCACCGAGTGCGGGAAGCGCTTCAACCAGCGCGCCAACCTCATCACCCACCGCCGCATCCACTCGGGCGAGAGGCCCTTCCCCTGCGCCACCTGCGGCCGCCGCTTCAGCCAGAAGGGCAACCTTGCTGCCCACCAGCGCACCCACTCCCAGCAGAGGCCCCACGCCTGCTCCTGCTGCCCCAAGCGCTTCAAGGGAGAGTCGGCCCTCCGAGCGCACCAGAGGACCCACAGACAGGTCCTGGGAGCTGACCCCCTGGCCGGAGCCCTCTTGGCGGTGGCTCCTGGCCTCCAGCAGCAGGCCCCGCTCCCCGGGGACCCCACCTCGGCCGCGCAGAGGGCCACGCCGGCCCCCCGCCAGGATCTGCCCGGGGACCCCACTCCGGGCGTCCATCGGGCTGCCCCCTCTGGGCAGCAGGCGCAGCagccacaacaacaacagcagcagcagcagccccagcagcagcaacagcacggAGCCCCTCATGGGCCACAGTCTCTTCCCGCGGACCCTCCACCCGGTCCCCACGCAGCAGCGGGCCCCGCTGGACACCTCCAGGGTGTGGCCCCCGGCTCGGAGCAAGGGCCGAAGCTGAGTGCCCCGCCGGCCGTGATGGACCCCCACGCCGAGATGCTCCACTGCCAGCGCCGGCTCAGCCTGCCGGCGCTGCCCACCTCCAGCGCCCATTCCGTGGTGCCCATGGGGCAGCCGCAGCCCATCACCACCAAGCCCAAGAGCCTGGTGGGACCGCGGCTGGATGCCCCCAGCGACATGCTCCACTGCCTCTGCCACGCCAGCAGGGCCTCCCTGGTCATTCCTCACCCGCCGCACCTGGGGCAGCTCCAGGCGGGCGCCAGGGACGCGCCTGGGCGCGCCTGGCTGGGCATCCCGTGCCCGGCCCGCACCCTGCAGCTCCAGCAGGGGGCCCAGGGCCACCCCGCCGCCCCCAACCCAAGACTCTGCTCCATCCCAGATTCCCTGCGAtag
- the RARRES2 gene encoding retinoic acid receptor responder protein 2 isoform X1, producing the protein MGALCPSLPFISWASTNKQPPERAEGRRGGLRLGQLSWEQVNDRPRSTDRQGSSQGQGVGSRSTGDAGKGMKGLLVLCLGLLALADANQSPLQQRALELVLDFFHSRDLVQATFKEQAVTHVTETEFPRGTYVQLEVDLVQTICRKQQRGTQNCRIKPGGRKQKCLACFKFNSSDPQNILDESKRCLSEQNPIFQEVRRKQNQECEAVKEAYEEQRYHIGQFAFLKGRPEE; encoded by the exons ATGGGCGCCCTTTGCCCATCCCTCCCTTTCATCTCCTGGGCATCAACCAACAAGCAGCCACCGGAGAGGGCAGAGGGCAGGCGAGGGGGCCTGCGTCTGGGACAGCTCTCATGGGAACAAGTTAATGACCGACCAAGATCAACAGACCGGCAGGGGAGTTCGCAAGGGCAGGGTGTGGGCAGCAGATCCACTGGGGACGCGGGCAAGGGGATGAAGGGGCTTCTAGTGCTGTGCTTGGGCCTCCTGGCCCTGGCGGATGCCAACCAGTCGCCCCTCCAGCAAAGGGCTCTGGAGCTGGTGCTAGATTTCTTCCACAGCAGGGACCTCGTGCAGGCAACATTCAAGGAGCAAGCTGTGACCCATGTCACGGAGACG GAATTCCCAAGGGGAACCTACGTCCAGCTGGAAGTTGACCTTGTGCAGACCATCTGCCGGAAGCAGCAACGGGGGACGCAAAACTGCCGGATCAAGCCAGGCGGG aggaaacagaagtgcctggcttGCTTCAAGTTTAACTCCAGCGACCCTCAGAACATTTTGGATGAGTCCAAGCGGTGCCTCTCAGAGCAGAACCCAATCTTCCAG GAAGTGAGGAGGAAGCAGAATCAGGAATGTGAGGCAGTCAAGGAGGCGTATGAGGAGCAACGGTACCATATCGGACAGTTTGCTTTTCTCAAGGGGCGCCCAGAAGAGTG A
- the RARRES2 gene encoding retinoic acid receptor responder protein 2 isoform X2, whose product MGALCPSLPFISWASTNKQPPERAEGRRGGLRLGQLSWEQVNDRPRSTDRQGSSQGQGVGSRSTGDAGKGMKGLLVLCLGLLALADANQSPLQQRALELVLDFFHSRDLVQATFKEQAVTHVTETRKQKCLACFKFNSSDPQNILDESKRCLSEQNPIFQEVRRKQNQECEAVKEAYEEQRYHIGQFAFLKGRPEE is encoded by the exons ATGGGCGCCCTTTGCCCATCCCTCCCTTTCATCTCCTGGGCATCAACCAACAAGCAGCCACCGGAGAGGGCAGAGGGCAGGCGAGGGGGCCTGCGTCTGGGACAGCTCTCATGGGAACAAGTTAATGACCGACCAAGATCAACAGACCGGCAGGGGAGTTCGCAAGGGCAGGGTGTGGGCAGCAGATCCACTGGGGACGCGGGCAAGGGGATGAAGGGGCTTCTAGTGCTGTGCTTGGGCCTCCTGGCCCTGGCGGATGCCAACCAGTCGCCCCTCCAGCAAAGGGCTCTGGAGCTGGTGCTAGATTTCTTCCACAGCAGGGACCTCGTGCAGGCAACATTCAAGGAGCAAGCTGTGACCCATGTCACGGAGACG aggaaacagaagtgcctggcttGCTTCAAGTTTAACTCCAGCGACCCTCAGAACATTTTGGATGAGTCCAAGCGGTGCCTCTCAGAGCAGAACCCAATCTTCCAG GAAGTGAGGAGGAAGCAGAATCAGGAATGTGAGGCAGTCAAGGAGGCGTATGAGGAGCAACGGTACCATATCGGACAGTTTGCTTTTCTCAAGGGGCGCCCAGAAGAGTG A